The Arenibacter algicola region TCGAGACCCAAAGAGCTCAAAGGAAGGCAAATCTCAGTAGGGCCTTGTTCACTGCTATTGCACATAATTTTCCCAATGGGGTCATCATGGTATTTAATTCCGATTATGAATTGGTTTATGTGGAAGGGGAGGAAATGGACCGAATCAACATTAAAAAGTCGGATTTTGAAGGAATTCCAATAGATGATATCCCTGTTTTTTCAAAAATACAGATCAAAAAAATAAAATCGGATATTCGAAAAACTCTAAGGGGGGGCAATATTTCTTTTGAAGTAGATTTTCACGATCAATGCTATGCTGTTAATTCTACACCGCTCTATTCTGATGAAAAGAAAATAATGTGGGCCTTGTTCGTTTATAACAATGTTACCGAGCAGAAAGAGGTACAGCATAAACTTGAAAGGACAATAATGGTGGAAAAGGAACTAAATGAGTTAAAATCCCGTTTTATTACGATAGCCTCCCATGAATTCCGCACACCTTTGAGTGCTATTCTTTCTTCGGCTATACTTATAGGAAAACAGAATGAGCCAGGTAAGGAGGATAGGAGGATGAAGCATGTCTCCAGGATTAGGACCAATGTGAGGGATCTTGTTGTTATTCTTAACGATTTTCTATCCTTAAGCAAGTTGGAAGAGGGCAAGGTATCTGTGAAACCACAGTTTTTTGAGTTGATACAATTCTTAAAAATGTTGGTAGATGAGATGGAACCAAACAAAAAAGAGGGTCAGGACATTGTTTTAAAGTATTCCCAACCTTCTATATCGGTTTGTCTTGACCCCAAATTGTTGAACCATATTATTATTAATCTACTTTCTAATGCCATTAAGTATTCCATGGAAGGACAAATTATTGGATTGGAAGTTGATGCTAATGATAAAGAGCTATTTATCCATGTTAAGGATCAAGGAATCGGCATCCCTAAGGCAAATCAGAAAAAGTTGTTCGAGCGATTTTACCGTGCGGAAAATGCCACCAATTTCCAAGGGACGGGACTTGGTCTTAATATAGTAAAACAGTATACGGGGCTTCTAAGCGGAACTGTAGGGTTTAAAAGTAAATTGGGGAAAGGAAGCACCTTCAGTCTAAAACTGCCCATAAATATAAACGAATATGAAAAGGATTCTATTAATTGAAGATAACAAGGATGTAAGGGAAAATACAGCAGACATATTGGAATTGGCCAATTACGAGGTAGCTACCGCCGAGAATGGAAAAATTGGGGTAGAACTTGCGGAAAAATTTAGGCCAGACGTAATCATATGCGATATAATGATGCCTGAACTGGACGGATATGGGGTATTGGAAATATTGGGCAAAAACAGTACAACCGCTAGCATACCCTTTATATTTTTGACCGCAAAAACAGATAGGGCAGAGGTGAGACTGGGAATGAATTTGGGGGCGGACGATTATCTCACCAAGCCATTTGAGGAAAAGGAATTGCTGGAAGCTATTTCCTCCCGATTACGAAAGAGCGACTTTCTTAAAAAGGAGATTGCCAAAAACATGGAAGGCCTAAATAAATTCCTGGACGAGGCCTCCCAATACCATGATTTGAAAAGTCTATCCAAGGATTATCCCCTTAAAACCTACCATAAAAGGGATATTGTTTTTTGGGAAGGCGATAATGCCAAATCCTTGTATTTTATAGAAAAGGGCAGTGTAAAGACCTATAAGAGTACGGAATCCGGAAAGGAATTTGTGACTGGCATATATGGTCCGGGAGATTTTGTTGGACAAATATCTTTATTGAATTCCAATAAAGTTTATGTTGAAAATGCTACTGTGTTGGAAGATGCCGAAATGTGCGCCATACCTAGGAAGGATTTTACCAAATTAATTTATGGCAACTCTGTAGTTTCACAGAAATTTATTGGAATGATATCGAATAATCTTATGCATCTGCAGGAACAATTGGTGGATATGGCATTTGCCTCGGTAAGGCAAAGGGCTGCAAAGGCCCTGTTGGAACTTTATGATAAACATGTTATACAGGACAAACCCAATGGGGGAATAGGAATACCGAGGGAGGATTTTGCCGGTATGATAGGTACCGCAACAGAAA contains the following coding sequences:
- a CDS encoding response regulator, coding for MKRILLIEDNKDVRENTADILELANYEVATAENGKIGVELAEKFRPDVIICDIMMPELDGYGVLEILGKNSTTASIPFIFLTAKTDRAEVRLGMNLGADDYLTKPFEEKELLEAISSRLRKSDFLKKEIAKNMEGLNKFLDEASQYHDLKSLSKDYPLKTYHKRDIVFWEGDNAKSLYFIEKGSVKTYKSTESGKEFVTGIYGPGDFVGQISLLNSNKVYVENATVLEDAEMCAIPRKDFTKLIYGNSVVSQKFIGMISNNLMHLQEQLVDMAFASVRQRAAKALLELYDKHVIQDKPNGGIGIPREDFAGMIGTATETAIRTLTDLKNEGLIATDHGRRIIILNEKGLREVADF